The Rhinolophus ferrumequinum isolate MPI-CBG mRhiFer1 chromosome 21, mRhiFer1_v1.p, whole genome shotgun sequence region AGACCATGGAACCACTCTATCAGGCTGGGTCCATTCTCATGAAGGTGAATACTTTACAAGGGAAGAAGATAGTGGAGAGTGGCCTCCAGTCTGGAGACTTTTCCCTCCCCCAGTCGTGgccttcctgcctcctgccaccAGCTGACGTGGAGATGCTGCAGCAGAAGGTGGCCGCGGTGCAGCAGGAGCTGGAGGTCTTTAAGAAGGAGGCATTGAAAGCCATCCATTACCTGGAAGATGCCTTCCGCGAGATGAACGGGGCCCTGGCACAGCAGGAGGAGCAAGCAGCCCGTGTGAAGCAGCGGCTGAGGGAAGAGGAGGACCGGGGCATTGTGCGAAATAAGGTCCTCACCTTCCTGCTGCCCCGTGAGAAGCAGCTCCGGGAGCGCTGCAGGCTGCTGGAGTGCATGCTGCTGGGTAGGAGCCGCAAGGCGCTGGGCCGCCCCAAGAAGATCCAGGCAAACTGAGGCCTCCTCAAGTAGAAGCCAAGCTTTTAGCCAAGCGGCCAAgtagaagattttttaaatggaaggacAAGCCTGAGGCCCTATTCATttgctccccttcccccatttccGTTGCTTTCCTTCTACCTAAATAACACTTTGCGGAGAGGCGAAAACGACCGCAATATGTTCTTTCGTGGAAGCTCCACTTATCCAGCATCATCAAAGATGGAGGTGCCCCAATACTGTCTTTTAGACACCTGTAACTTCCACCTTTAACTGTTGTCCTGTTTGTAATGGTGATACTGCTCAAatgtgtaactttaaaaaaaattttcttaaactgATTGTATTGAATATATTTACCTTTCCTTTAATGACTCAAGGCTCTCACGATTTGTTACGTAATTCATGGTCTATTGAGAGGGGTCGATCGTTTGCTCATGCACTAAATGGCCTCAGATTACTTCGCTTTTGCTGTTCTTATCCTCTCCTCGTGGGCTTTTCTGTCTGCTTTCACCATTAGACTGTCATATCTCACTTTGCCCACCTCTACTTCCTCTCCAGTTAGTCTGCAGACTCACCGATCAGATTGACAGAGTTTGTTAGGGCCCCAGTGGGTGGAGTCAGATGAGCTCAGTGCACTGATGACGCAACACCTAGAGAGTGGGGCTATAAACAGTGAAACTGATACTCACATTTGACTCACGGAGCAGGAATTGTTACGGTGCCCAGACGTTTCATAATGTACACACACCATCCCGCTGATTCCACAGGCACCTTTGGAAGCAAGTGTTATTTCCCCATTATGCACAGGGGACGCTACCCTTGGGAGGGCCAGTCCTTTACCCAAGGTCTCCatgctagaaagtggcagaactgTGGTTCAAATCCAGGACACCTCTGCTCATTCGCCACCCACTGTCCCTTTGGAACCTCATCAATCTGTTCAGAGACCTGTTCTTCTGGAAGGTTGAGATCGTCACTGGGGTCCACAGGGGTACCATAGctgttcttgtgtttttgtttccagAGAGACTTTCTGTTTCATTGAGTCTCATATCCTCTCTCTGCCCCGCCCCCAAACACTGCCACGCAGCAGAGATTCTCCCCCTGAACACAGAAGCGAGGTGCCTGGAGGCCAGAGTCAGTACCGAGAAGAATCAGGCCTCTGTCCTCCCTGCGTGGGCCTTACCGCCTGTGCCATCCCCTCTGATATTCTAGTTCAATCCCATCCTCCCTCCTTGTTCTTTCATAGGCCCTCTCCAAACAAGACTTGCACGTCTGGACCCCCGAGCCAAACGCCATAAAAGGACCCTGACCCATCGTTAACTGCAATGTCCATGCATCAACCATCTCCCTTGAAGGGCTGCATCCCTAGTCTAACTGTAACCCATTGCTACTTTGGAAGGTTTCGCTGCGTTGGtaataataatgctaatattAGTAATATTACTACTGCTACTGCTACTGCTACTGCTACTCCTGGCTTATAGTTATCAAGAACATGATCTATTCTAAGCACCAGGCTGGTCCCTTTGCACTCAGGTACTATTTTGACCTTCACTATAGGAGtttgaggaaaccaaagctcagagagacTAAGCAAttcacccaagatcacacagctaataaatggtagCATTGAGATGTGAATCTAGAAATAATCTAACTTCAGAGGCTGTGCTCTTCACTATGACGCAGTAGTTTTGGAAGCCTTACAGATATCTCTACACACTTCTTGAGTAGATATCTTATGAGGGTACTGAAATTGgtgaggtgagctctgggagaaaGGATTGTTTTGTGGGGGAGATTCTTATACACCTAAACCTTTTAGGggatacctgtgtgtgtgtttacagatGTATCTGAGAAGGAGAACTTGACTGGCCAGCTATAAGACatggtttaaaaacatttactgtcCTGTGCAGGGAAATCTGGATCTAACGCTAATTCATATGGAAAAGGATTCGCGTCTACGGCAAGTCCAGCATGTAATATGACTGCTCAGAAATGATGGTGTGCATTGGAATTCTGAGAAGAGACCGAGCGATGCTGCCCGGTGATTGGTGTCCCCCAGGCCACACCTAGAGTGGTCTGTGCTTAGTTCTGGACCACTATGTTAGAGGGTCCTAGACAGCATGGACTGTGCCCAGAGGACAGGGGCAAGCCAGGGAATCCTGAGGAGAGGGCATGACTGAAGGACCTAAGGACCTTGGCAGAAGATGTTTGAGAGGAGACCTAATCATGATTTTCCAAACATTGAAAAGCTTGAGTGTGTTTGGGGTTTAATGGAGCAAATAAATGTCACCCCTCTTTTCCTTGCCTCCACTAGGAACCAGCTGAGGGATAGACATAGGAGCCAAACAAATGGCAACAAAATATTACCTTTATTGCTGATAAAGCTGCTGGAGGAGGTGGTTTAGGGTCTGGGAGCCATGGGGGCTTGAAGCATTCTCCAGTGGGGCACCGCTGCTTCTGTAAACTGGAGAGTGTGGCCGTCTCTACAGAAGGACAGCtcaagagagaggaagggatgagTTGTGCAAGGGCTGATCTTTCTTCCAAATCCACCAATCAGAAAATCACTCCCCTTTCCTGagagaggaggaagtgaggggaagGAGAAGTCAGGATGCTATTTGAGTGGAGGTCCCTCCATAATGAAAGAGGAATGGGAAAGAAGTGTTCCCCCCCCACACCAACAATTAGGAAAAATAGGTAGAATgaagctatataattttataggGCAGTACTAATAACAAAGGATGGATCCTAGTAGAAGGCAGATTTCAACCCtgtgttagaaataaaaataatattggtgCTTCTCATGTGTCTGTGCAGTAAATGGTTGACTCAGCCAGTGTGGGATGTTCAAATCTTGCACATTTCAGAGAAAGGTCTGGCTCCTGACCGACTCCTGGGAGATAGTCTCTATGCCCTTGCAATTTGCTGCCTGATAAGAGTGTCTCAGTTTACCTGGGGCCTTGGGCCATGCCGGATAGTTTATGCTAACAATGTGACTTATGGTAGGCACCGTGGGTCAGGCTGTACCAGTTTGACCCctggaggggctggagactgagaAACTAAGGTCAGCTATGGAGGTTGCTTTATGCCTAGTGATAAACCACCAATAAAAACCCTGGACGCTAAGACTTgggtgagcttccctggttgacAGGACTTCGTATGTGTTGTCACACATCGTTGCTGGGAAAATGAAGTATTATCCCCAcaactccactgggagaggacaaCTGGAAACGTGTGCCTGGTCTCCCCTGAACCTTGCCCTGTGCTCCTTTTACCTTTGCTGATCTTAATCTACATCCTTTAACTGCAATAAACTAATAATGCATATAACAGCTCTTCTTGGTCTGTGAGTGGTTCTAGTGAATCATTACATTTGAGGGTGGTCTCGGGGGCCCGTGATGCAGTGTCGGATGCCCTTGACATTTCATTCTTATCATCCTCGCAATAACCTTGTGAGCTAGGCATTTTTGTCCCcatgacagatgaagaaactgaggcatagagaggttaagtaacttgccaaggaGGGCACAGTAAGATTCCAGATCTCCCTCTCTTGACCACCACCCACACCAAAGGAAGGGACTTGGAGTGATGGGCTGGCCCCTTTGCTGAAGGGTCCCATGGGGGTGGCCCTCCAGTTCCAAGGAGGTGAGTCATCCTGGagtgatgaggaggaggaagaggcaggaagccTGTGAATTTCCTCTTGGAGAGCGCAGGTGCCCACGTGTTCAGGTTGTCCTATCGGGAGATAGGGTGAAAGGCTAAGTGTCCCCTCATGGTTTTCTCTGCTGTAGGGCTTTCAGCTTTCTTCTCCTCTATCAAGAGCTTTTAGCTGCAAGCCACAGGATACCCATTACGCTCTCTTTTTTTGAGGAGTCTATTTTTTCACATAACAAGACATCTGAAGTAGATGGTTGGTTCAGTAATTCAACGATGACAGGGCCTCTGCGTTGGGAGCTTTGTGatcttccctccctcacccccttgAATGACGACGATGGCTGCAGGAGTTCCAAATTTGTGTTATCGCTCGACGACTTCCAAAGCAGAAAAGAAGTGGCAGACCTAAACCCTTTTCCAGAATCTCCCAAGCAGATTTTCTTCGACATCTCCTTGGCCAGATCTGGTTCCCTTGCTACCTTAAAGCAATCATGAGCAAAGAGGAAAGGAATTGCCACCAGTCAACCCCTGGGGCTGGGCACCTCAGTTACCCAAGATCTGAATAAAAATCAAGGTGCCATTAATGAGGTTGGCTTTGGGAGGTAACCAACCTTAGCTACCACAACCTCAATTTTAGCTTTTCGACTGAACTGATACCAAGAGCCAGGAAGAAGAGAGCTCTGGGGGATGGGAGCGCCGGGCAGAGTTGAGCAGCGTGAGAGGCAGTCATATTGCTGTGGGAAGCATGGATTTAGGTCTGGGAGTTGGGGAGATGGGCCGGGTGGAGGTATGGGGTGACTTCAGTGCTGTGGGGGTAATCCATTGCCTTCACTTGTTCCACTCTCACTTCAAGGCTTTCACCCTTGAAGTCGGAGGCTTCAGATGACCCACAGGGTGCCAGGGAGACTTTGCAACCCCTCAGTCCTCAACATAAGCAGCCACTCTCAGACAGGTAATCCACATGTGTCAGTGACGATTGTCTAGGGTAACTAACTAGCCCTGGTCTCGCTGGGACTGTCTCTGTTGGAAAACAAAGTCCCCTATGCCAGGAACCCTCTCAGTCCTGGGCCAACCGGGATGGTCGGCCACCTGGCATCAAACACAAAGCCCCTTGGGAGGATCCAGGTGACGCTGTGGTGGGGGGCGTCACAGGAGGTCAGGGCAGGAAGCAAGGAGGGTGGTGGCCTTTTCTGCCAGGTtggtgcattttttatttttaaccagagGTGGTTGGCCTGCCCTTTCTGCAGCCAGAGGGGCTTATCCTTGACTTCATTTCTGCCCCCTACCGTCAGGTAACCTTGTCCACCACCTCAAATTGGCAAGGAGATTTGAGAGCTAGGCCTTTTCTGGGCAACTTTTGAGATCCGTGTGTGGATAATTGGGATTTCTGATTAGGCCACGTCTCACCGCTGAGACTCTGTGGTCGATTAAAGAGCCTAGGGTCTGTGAATGATGGCAAGAAGAAACAGCTTTTTGCAGGTTTGGAAGATGGAATTCCCATTCCAATTCTTCTCCTCCCAACTGCTCATTTCATTGACATTCTACAACAAATAGAAGacaaaataacatgtttttttccCTGCCGGTAGCCAGAGTTCTCAAAGTTTTCCTCCAAGCGCTCCTCTGAACACTCCCGCCGTCAGAGGTATGCTGAAATCTTGGACACATGGCTCCATCTTAGGACAACCCACGGCAGCCATGGGAGCCCTTCCCAGGACCCCAAGTCCTGTATCTGCTGCGAGGTGGGATGCTTGGGTGAGCGGCAAGATGGCAGAGGTGCAAGCAGGAAAGCTTGAACCTACGGTGCCTGGTGTGGGGAGCAACAAACCTCTGCTGCTGCAACTTCAGTCTTATCTTTTCTACGTACCTGACACCCAGGGCAGGACGTAAGCTCTGGGACAGTGGCGTGGCTGGGCGGGGCTGACGGTGGGGGTGGGAAGCAAGGCCTTAGGCCTGAAGTTGGCTTCTTTCCATGCAGAACTTTGCCTCCTGATCTGATCCAATCCATTTAGTAGTTCCTGGAGTGCGGAGAGCAGCAAGCCTTGGGCATCTTCCCTGACATTCACCAGGTGTcgatttttccttgtttttcagggaaaacagtttggcagtgtcTCAACATGTTGAACGTAGAGttatcatgtgacccagcaattccactcctaaagGTACATCCAAgggaactgaaaacatatgttcacaaaaAACTTGTGCATAAATGTTCGTAGCATTATGCACAATAGCCCCGAAGTGGAACAACCCAACTGATACaaagataagtaaaatgtggCATATTGGTTGAGCGGAatgttatttggcaataaaaaaaaggaatgcaaaaCTAATCATGCTATGATATTATGTtcaatgaaagaagccagtcccaAAAGGCCACATAGGGTGTGATACCATTTATATgcaatgtccagaaaaggcaaatccacagagacagaaagcagatcagtgggtGCCGGGGCctctggggctggaggaggagggggagtgactgctaatgggtctGAGAAGCAAGGGTTTAGGTCTGGAAATTGGCTTCTTTCCGTGCAGAACTTTGCCTCCTGATCTGATCCAATCCATTTAGTAATTCCTGGAGTGCGGAGAGCAGCAAGCCTTGGGCATCTTTCCTGACGTTCACCAGGTGTCgatttttccttgtttctttttgaagtgaCAAAAGTGTTCTAAAAgtattgtgcactttaaataggtaaattgtatgatatgtgaattatatcccaataaagctatttaaaaaataaagtgtaactTCGAATACACAGTGGGGAAAACAAGAAATACTCCTATGATTTATAATTTGAATCCCCTTTAATACTGAGAGCTACAAAGCAAGACtgggaatattttaaattgtttttagtttatgGTCCTTCTGGAGCCACATGGGCTCCAAAGTTTATTTGGGTCATTTATGAAAAACGTGCCTGATTCAGCGACTGGCACAGAATAGTTGTATAAAAAATGACCATTGGATCAAAACTGTAAGTAAGGCACAAAATGTGGAGATCAATGACCTTGATTGACCTCCACTATCTCCTGGAGTGTGGCAGTGTGTGTATGACATTCATTTGTGCCCAGCTGTGTGCTTGGCTTTCCCCTCTGGGAGCACAGGAGATGGAACTGTTAGAGAGAGATTAAGTCTCACAGCTCCCTCTCAGTCTTCCGAGCCCAGAAGACATCTCTGATGGGGTAAAAGCAGCATCAGGACCATTTTGCCAAGGTGCTGTTGACAGCTGTCACGTGATGAAGAGGCGGCTAAGACGTCTTCCGATTTTCAAGTGTCTTGTCGCCTGTGCCCTCCAAAAGGCTTCACTCTGGTGAGATCTCTTGGTTGACTGCCTTGCTCACCTTGCCTCTTTCCTTTTGAATTCCATTCAACAGCAGGAGAAAGCAGTGGATAGGCATTCAGGCTCTGCAGACAAACCGGTCTGGTTTAATAACCAGCTCTGGCTCAGCCTCCATGTGGCGAAGGGATGTTACTTTACCCGTTCCCAGTCCTGTCCAATAGAACTTactgggatgatggaaatgttctataactCTGAGCTGTCAGTATTTTTGTACTGGCTACGGGTAGCTATCGAGCACTTAAAACATAGCTAGTGGAATTTAGAAACTGAATTTtacgttttatttcttttttttatatgaataataatttttatttgctgaGTACAGACTGATTTACAATGAAAGTTTTGCTAACGTTGGTAAGTTCATTAACCGTTTACTTGAATTCTTACTTCTATGTAGCATTATTTTATAGTTGCAAGAATTCCTGTTATCAacgttttatttcatttcaatgaGCCATATGTGACTAGTGACTATGGCctgaaagcctcagtttccctgcctccCAATGAGACCATGACACTGCTTGGCTAGTGGGATCGTTGGATGAATTAACGGAGGAAATGCAGGTACAGCAGGATAATTGCCTGAGACTTTAATAACAGTCTGGTTCCCTAACCTACAGATAGGCTGTGTTCCCTGCTGCAGAGGCTCTTTTTTGAAGGGCCCCAAACAGATGTTGCCAGAAACCCAGAAGGGAACCTTGGCATTTGCTCTTGGAAGTGTAAATTATGGAAAGAAATTATGCTGGGTCAACCCAGAGTGCAAGTAATGGAAGCAAGTTCTTCCGAGGGCAGAAGGTGGAGGAGGCCACCCCCCAGGAAGAGTTTAGGAGCCTGGATCTTCCAAGCCACCCTCGCCGTGTGCAGGGCTGGCTGTGTGGGAGAGGCTGCTCCTGTCCTCAGCTTTGGCGGGTCGAgtccccagcccctctccactGAAGTCACACTAATAAGCACAAACCACGGGAAAGCCAGTGTGTTGTCATTCAGGAGAAAAGCAGTCAAGCCAAAGTTCATGGGGGCTGAGGTTTAAAACCAGGGTCCAAGTGGAAATGCCACCTTTCGGGCCAGAGTCAGGACTTGAGGGAGAGTGACGGAGCCTGAAGTTCAGCAGCAGAGTGTGTTGGGAGCGCAGAAGAGGTTTCCGTGGTTCACCATTGTGTGCGAGCAAGGCTCGAGGCTCAGAGTGGGGAGCCTGGCTAACACAGAGTggacactgtcatgcagggtgtcctgcggggtctctggtcccgctccccacataagaacgcaggacatggaggccaaacaggaactcccatggagccatagatagggaagtcatactactatagtcttgctggcagctgggttggagacacaggaagcaggatccacacgatctggacctgctgtccacttctctctgccaaccaacctcacttgctaactgcaatccgctcttgctagctcagccaccatcttcttgcgagcccccattttctgctagcatagccacagcagttatattagtggccaatggctcactggttacagcttatggccaactagccacagctgatggccatccaatcacagttgatggccatttactacctgagccagcacctttccacgtgagggcgagagcctagaaactgcactcctggctctgtccccacagacacctTGACTTTCAGACATCCATTCTCATAGGAAAGGTTCTCAAAGATGCCCTGACAATCTGGGGAGAAGGAGACCAGGAAGGTAGGTCTTcctcagagagaggaagaaagctgGTTCCAGTGTCCTTGGCTTGTCTGTCACCATCCTGGATGGTTATTGCTTCAGGAGGGCCGTGGCCCCATTTCTTGGTTTGACGGTTCTGGTAAAGTCAAACCTGTCTCTACTAAATAAATTAGATCTCTCCAGGGCAGATCAATATTTAATGTGGGGTTTAAAAAGACCGACTCAGGAAATGAGTTTAAAAGTGGAGAATTTGCCTTAGGTAGCAATTTCTGAAAATACAGTGGTATCAGGGGACAGATTATTCAAACCCAAGCTATGGATAATATAAAAACAGTTGAACAAGCTGTGTTCTGCTTCCTGGGCATCAGTGACTCTGACTCCCCCAGTCTTCTGTGTGCTACTCACAGAGGATTCGCGTCAAGTTGGAAGAGACCATCTACTGTGAGAGCATCTACTCCAAGGTTGGCAAAGGCCCTATAACCGCTTTTGCCCTCACCTGTGACAGACATCATTAATCAATCCCGGCCTCTTCTCTCTTGCGTTGGTTGCAGACTCATATTTGTTTCTCCACACCACACTCTAGGCGACCACCATCTATTGGTCAGAATGTACTCGATGTGGAATTTATTTCCCATCCTCGTCTAGTCCAAATTCCTCATTTAAGAGGGGGGAAGCCGAGGGCTACACAGTGACTTAGTAGCTTATCTAGGATCAGGGCCCAAGTCTTCTTGCTCCTAAGACATACTTTATTTCCTCCCCCACATGAATGCATTAGAAGTTGGGGTTCCATCAGGGATCCTTTTACGGATCCCTCTGTG contains the following coding sequences:
- the CCDC182 gene encoding coiled-coil domain-containing protein 182 produces the protein MEPLYQAGSILMKVNTLQGKKIVESGLQSGDFSLPQSWPSCLLPPADVEMLQQKVAAVQQELEVFKKEALKAIHYLEDAFREMNGALAQQEEQAARVKQRLREEEDRGIVRNKVLTFLLPREKQLRERCRLLECMLLGRSRKALGRPKKIQAN